The nucleotide window CTGACATTCTGCTATCCTAACTTTCTTCCTGGATGTTTTGGGTTACAATAAACCCCTTAAAACTGAAATGGGAGTTTTTATGCCACACTTTAATGCAGTAAACATTGGTTGCCCCTATGGCGTGAGCCCGCAGCCCTATTGCAGAAGGTGCGTTTGAGATGAGCAAAGCAGTAAGCCAATTTTATAAGCAGAAACTATATGCAGAGTCTGTACTCTTCCTGTCTTAAGGCGACATCATTCATTCACCATAATGTATCTATAGAGAAGCAGTTTGTTTCATCTTAGGCTGCTTGCTGCCCAGTTCTTCTCATTTGgactacaaaacatttacattttcatttttctttacaagATGAGGGAAGTTCTGCAGCTCAAAGAGGGGATATGGAAGTGCAGAAGAGGCACCTGAAGTTATGAACTTATTGGATAACTGCTACATGTTTTGTAAAGAAGTGCTAATTTccaatttctatttttatatttttattcaggaTTATCAGTCACAAGTATATGAAAATGGATGGAGTGGAGGATACTCACAATATGGGCAACGTAGGCAGGAAAATGGTTGGGCCGGAGGCTACTCTACATACAATCAATATGGTACTGAAAAAGACCCCACCCAGAGGAAGCCTCTCTCTAGAAAGGAGGTTTCTCCAGAACGTGACGGTGGAGTGGCAATgtatgaacaaagaaaaaacacagctgCCAGTTTGAGATATCCAGAGCAACGACATTACAATGCCTCCACCTACCGCTACACACGCTCAGAATTTGGTTCTGCAGCTAAAGCACGACAAAGCACCACCAGAAAGTCCAACATGTCTGACCAAGACTCCGTATTCATGAACAGTGGCCCAAACAGTCCAGCCAAAGGCATCTACGAGCAGAGGAACAGCCGAAGTCTGAACAACCTTCTTGACAAGGAAATCTATCAGACTTCCTACACTGCTGGTACTAACCAAGTAAGGGCTGCAATCCCACCACAACAGATGTACAGTAGACCTGAGATTCACAGAGCAACCTTTCAAAAGACTGTCTACAGAAGCGGAAGGGGGGAGTATTCTGGAGCCAGTGGAATGACCATGGGTGGCAAGAGAGGTACCATGACGGCTGGAAGGGTTGCTGCTGGAAGTGGAATTGTGCAGTCTCAAATTGATGGTGTCCACGTAGCCGGTCCTGTTGGGTAAGTTGATTGTCATGAATGTCTTCCTAAAAAAGCAGCTTTGTAAACTTGGCATTTTAGAAGATTAGCAGCTAATATTGATTATTCCAGTGCTTACATTTCCAGAATAGCTTGAAAGTGTCAGGCCAGTTCTACCCTTGCTGAACCtgcacaatttacttttttcctgGAAAAGTTGGGATAAAAGGCTCAGTTCAGGGATATCCCTGAACACCGTTACCATCCAGGATGATTACAGTGATTACAAAAGTGATATAACTTCATGCAGCGGAAATAACTAGTATAGGAAGCTGGTTCTAACTGGTACAAGGGGGGGAAATTTATATCATCTTTCCATAGCATCCTGAAAccatcaaaataaaacataagaatGGTAACCTTTACTAACCTCTATTTTACAgtggattgtttttttgtgtactaCAAAGGAACTTTGTAGGCAAAGGAACTCTTTATTATGGGTGTAATTGTGGTTGCCAACAGAATTTCCATCCATAATTAAGCCAGATTAAGTTCTACATTTAGAACATCAGCTGCACAGTTCAGCCCTTACTGTGCTATAGCATCTGTGGAGACCTGAGAATTTGTTTAGATGAATTCCTATATCTGTGGGCCCAAGTAAGGTGTTTGCAGATCCTTTACAGATCTGTCTTCCTTATTTAAGAATGAATAACTAGGtcgattaaagtggacctttagaTACCTTTACAGGTCTGCAAGACTCCAATCCTGGAGTGCCACAGAATACAGcaattgtgtataaatatatatatatatatatatatatatatatatatattatgtgaaacCCATTATAATTAATACTTCAGTCaactttgcatacattttagtTCAATGCAGGCAGcaaaagcatttcctcagttccTTCTTCCTAGTTATTAGactgcaacattttttataaagatgcAAATACAGTAATGGAGagacaaatgaaaatatttgtggacacctgaccatcacacccatAATAATTCCATTcttaaaaaataggtattttccTGGATTGTACCTTACCTTATGCATCTTTATTAGCGTCCAACATTCTGAAAAggctttttacatgtgtttgttttttttctaagtgtTTGAAGGGTCTGATggattttatattaatttaaccAACGGAGCATTTGTTGGGCCAGGTTAGCATAGCATTCATCCCAATGGTACTAGGCAAGGTTGAGGCCAATTACAGTTGAAACCAGGTCTTTCTAAGGTAAGTATTTACCATTGAACTCTAACTATTTAATATATGTTAgttctgtgctttaaaaaaatacctgcatGGCTGCACTCAGACTGGGACAGTGAAGGGCGAAATGACAAATAAGTTAGCCTCTGCTGACAGGCAGCACATTGACATAAAGAGGGAAGAAAGAGGCTTAATGACTGTGCTGCCGCTCCTTTATTGTCTTCTGACCCAGGCAGAGTAAGAGTGGTAAAAGCAATGCAGTGGGGATGGTGGGTGACCctataatggacacagcaggtatGCAATAAACAGAACGTGGTGAAAAGAGCGCAGTGAAATGAAGAAACTTTACAGCCAATCAATACACATATTGAAATCATGCATAATAATTCATTCACATACCTTTTTATCATAACATTAATActtgaaaaatatttactttcctgTATGATAGCCACTAATTTGGCTTTGGTGTTCTCATCACCCAGGTTAAAGCTCAGAGGAGAAAATGAGATTTAGTTTGAAGGGCAGGAATTTCACACAAGAGTGAAATCTTAATCCCCTCTGGAATTCAGAACCTCTTTATGAAATTCATTTTGGATAGAGCTGAAACACAGAACTTACATTTTTCAGCTGGACATTTCTGTTGATAAATCTGCTTGAAAGAACATTGAGGCATAATTAGCTGTCTGCAATGTCAATCTTCATTCTTCTCAACTTTAAAGCTCTGAAAATGAACCTGAAACCATTATAGGTTCCCTttagatattctttttttaatggccaGGAGTAAAGAACAACAATTGCTTGTCACCAATTAAAACATCAATCTTTACTCTTCACTAAACTGATAAATTTGTGTTATTGCTCAATATTGTCTACTCTGTAAAATTCTTCCAGACCCATGTCCCCTTACTATGTAATATATCCCATAGGTGTATACCCTGGGTGGGATTCCTCGACTGATACGTCTTCTGAGCAGTGACAATGAGGAAGTGCAGCGGGCGTCCTGTGCAGCTCTAAGAAATTTGGTGTTTGAAGACAATGATAACAAACTGGAGGTGTGCGAACAGAGGGGGATGCCAATTCTATTGAACCTGCTGAGGGACACACATGACCTGGAGATAAAGAGACAAATCACAGGTGAGGTCTTTTCTTTTATACCAGAGGTGTCCAACACCCAAACTTGTAGTGAGCATTCAAAGATTGTAAAAACCTTGAACATAAATGCCTTATATAGAAATGTTGGTGCTGAAATTATAGCCTAAAACAGTTAGCAAAGCATCTATAGGAACTTGGTTTGTAGCATCAAGGCTGAGTCTTTTGAAGAGACTTCAAAGTCTAAGTCTAAAGGGAATGCTTTCCTAAGAAGACTAGGTAACATTATCATTTGATATTAAACCTCCATGAAGAAAGTGCCAATGGATCTAGAACACCCAAAGAGCCAGGAAACCTGGAGTATTCCTAAATCACCCAAACCTTTGAAACTCTAGTTCTCTCCTATACTGTTAGATGGCCTGTAAGATCAATGCGGTGAAGAGTGCATATTCCTATTATAGgcattgggcagcacagtggctcaaaggttaACACTCAGGTCTGtgctgggacactatctgcatggagtttgcacgttctccctgtgtttgcgtggatttcctcccacattctaaaaacgtGCAGTtgagttaattggcttccccccaaaaaatgaccttagactatattaaagacatatgactatggtagggacattagatagtgagctcctttgagggacagctagtgacacgactatggactttggcgctatatatatatatatatatatatatatactgtataataataataataggctttGACATgttaatgacatttaataaataataataattctcaatGTGTTTAAATCTTCAGCTTTTAATAAATACTAACCGGTTCATGAAATCcttgttacagggtgacaatAATCTATCCCAGACTTTTCTACAACCTTGTCACTCTGTCACGTGAGCTTCCCATAAAGACTTCAAGTAACACACATCAGGCAAACATAGTCCAGTAAGATCATTACGTGTACATCATCTGTCCTTTGGTTAACATTAGCAGCCATCATTAGGGTAATTTGCTCCCACAGCCATTTGCCGAATTATTCCTCCATCATATTTCTTAGATAAAATCCCAGACAGAATAGTAGTTTCAGCGGGGATGAGTCCATGCGTGCCGCTAGATTATCACTAACATTTGTTTAGGCGGGTTGGTGCGACTGTTCCTTGGTAACCCGCAGCTTAAAATTCCAAGATCCTGAGATGATGGCGATGAGTCAGCTCTGCCCGCATTGTCATTCAcactaaacaaatgtaaaaaggtttcTGCCTGCCTGATTGCATATCAATTGAATCCATTTTTTAAAGAGATCCTGTCAACAGGCCATTCATTTCACTAAATATGGTAAATTTgtgcatttaccatattttttcatgttatttacctgtaaaagccttccttgtgtagacatccaaatgCATTTAGACTGCTGCTGGATGCCGCTATCCTGGATGTGATTTGAGCAGCTTCAGCAGACTCTGACCTGTTGTTCTTTAGTATTCTCCTTTGCTGGAGGTGTATCAGTGAATTTACTATGAGCCTGCTGGATGTGCATCAATGTAGAAAAATGCCGCATCACCTAATAGACACATAATAAATTATACTGCATTTTGAATTGCCATTTCATTGCAGTAAAACAGATGTGTATACTGCAAAAACAGACAAATGTGATCCAGTCCTTAGAATGAAATGATAGTTGTCCAGCCCAGCCACGTTTTGCCAATTGAGATGGATTTATGCAGGTGACAATAGGATATTTTTCTTGGTGTGGCTGTACTAAGGAAATAGCCTGGAATATGAGATAAATGTCCACCACCAAATTATGTATCATGATTCACACTGCTAAGTTTCTGAAAAGCCTGAGCCCAGCGTTGACAAGCTATGGACTGATAGATACAATGGCTGAGCACACAGTCAGTTATGATGAGGATGATTTGGATGTCCAGCATTCACCAGCTGCTGCCAATCTGTGTAAAACAAACTTTGGGGAAGTTTTTTTCCCCTACCTTAATGTAGGTACCCACAAACAATGGACAACAGTTGGCCATACATGTGTAATGATATTTCTAAGGAAGGATgcaatgttttcatgtttatgcCTATGGTGCAGGAGCACTGTGGTTGCTGGACAATTTAATTGTGAACATTTGTGGTTCTCCgggatcaattaaaaaaaaactaaagaaagatTCGGCCAGGGAGTTTTGGAAagggaaaaacacacacaaatgttCCCCTTTCTGTCTGCAGGAACTTGAAtttccttgactttttttttcctaaataaaattcaTACTGTCtacaattttggtaaataaatacagaaatagggTTAGActagtatttttcctttttaattaggAACAATCCAAAGGGTGTTTTTTATAGCTTGACACCTTTTGGCATTTCCTTAAAAAGTAAGATAAATAGATCATTGCTTCAGCAAGGAGaaatttttagtttaaagtaaaaagaaatgttacaaaCTTTGTATTACTTAATGGTAAGGCTGTCAACACATGAATACAGCCACAATGATGAGAAACGTTCTTTCTGCCAAATGGAAGTATCTtattacagatacagacactgattGGATGGCAAAGTaggcaaaagattaaaaaatatccctgaaaaaatagatttgtaaagCTATAGTTGTGCAGTCATATGAAAAAGAAAGGACACCCTTTTTTAATTCTAAagttttgtgtatcaggacacAAGTTTGTATAaagtcttaaaattaggtaaataaaacaagTCAAATATCAATTAAATACAACATAAAGTCAAATGCTGTCTGTATGTTCTATGATCCTATGAGCCTATGTCCTGTATACTATGTTCTATGATATTTTAACTAAATGTTAACAATGTGATCACCACCCACTGGCAAAATTCAGAAGGAAGAGGAATTGGGATGTAGTGCAGTGTACAAGCACGTGCCCATAAAACAGATTCACTGTTAgtcaatgctttttttctatgtactgcttgtatttacttttacttttactaatcAACCTGATTACTATTAGAATTTgtcttgttcagttttgggtttacttggACATTAAAGGTAAAAGTTCTTCATTTTGATGGTCAATATAAGGCCCTATCCTCTTCAGTCCAGCAATCTACTTTCAGATATGTAGGACAGTTTGTTTTTCTCAGACTCTGCAATCAGTTTTTCCCGTGTTGGTGAGAAATGCTGCACATTGTAGCTTGATGCAGATTTCTCAGCCCTGTTACATGGAGTACAaatacaatctatatatatacattgtggcAGGGTGAGGCTGATTAAATGAAGGTTTATTTCTGTTCAtagtacaagtacatattttaatTTCTAGTTGTAGCATTTGTATggaagaaatgtttgtttttatgtttatgaagTGCACGCTTGTACAATATTATAAAGCAGATTTAATGGCAACCTGTATATCCGGAATCTTTCATGTAGCACTACTGCTGAGACAAAATCAGTTAGCTACAAAATTATACATTGATTGTCCCCTGCTGGACAACAGAATACCTCTTATCTGCTAACATAAAGGGGATCTGTGCTGTAGTCCAAAAGGAAAGCACTAAAGCAAATCTTTAGATCAAAAATGTTAAGAATTATGGTGCATCAGGTGCAGTGTGGTAAGTTTAATGCgggagctcactggatttctgacTGTTTTTTTTGCAGGCTTACTCTGGAACTTATCATCCAACGACCAGTTGAAGATCATGCTGATACGAGACGCTCTGAGCACCCTGACAAGAAGCATCATCATCCCATGTTCAGGCTGGAAGGAGGGCGAGTACTCCAAGAACGACATGATGAATGATGTGGACATCTTCTACAATGCCACCGGCTGCCTCAGGTATGATATGTGGTGGATGAATGTGATAATAATACAAACTTTTGGCtctattcacaaagctttaatgCAGTTATTGGAATTAACATGGCATAATAAAATGGTGGCATTAAATTAGTGGACTAGTGTGCGGTCAGCTGGTTTGTATACAAAGGTAGGAATGCACTTtatacagcaaacagaccttgtaatgGAGGAAGGGTGCTTAAAGTGACAACCATGAATGGCGCCGTGCAGAAGAAAATGGACACTAGTGCTAAAAAGTTCATTTtagagtgctggtgactttgccTGCTATTTTCAGTTGGTTTGTAAGATTTCTTTTCCTTTGAATGTACTTCCAAAATTTGTATTAATGTCAAGGGTTGTCTATTCTGTACATGGCCTGAGATTAGCAAAATTCTGTAGTTATTCCATAAATTTACAAAGAAGATTTCACCCCTCCATCTAATTTATCCTAATTTTTACTGCTATATGTATActgtatcataataataataataggctttTACATgttaatgacatttattaaataataatatgttaaatataataaaatttaaaataattttatgtaatgGTGAGCAGATGAGGTTTTCTGAGGGATTGCTCAGCGTGCGACAATCAGATTTATAATATTGATTGATACTGAATAGTTTTTACTGTGGAACATGTTGTAACCCTGAGTGTCCTCTGCTGTGGGAATGATGATGAATtgagctttaaatacatttcacaataaTAACATAAAGATGAGATCGGTATACATTGCTTTATCCGTAatatctgcaaacatttttttcagcatgtATTTTAAGTTAATTGTGCATTGTAAATCTTCAAGTCTTTTTTAAGTGACTTACGGTAAACAGTTTTATATCCTCGCTCTTTAATGTCTTTGTTATTGTAATAACTAATTTGGCTTTGGAATGTTGCAGGACAAggatgatttttatattttagcctTAATAACTCAGCATTAACTTTGTCATTACTTAAAGTGGAgctttcacaaaaagaaaaacaaaaaccatatacCGTTTCCTGTGAAAAGCCCTCGATCCGTCCACAAATCAAACCAGGCAGATAGCAAAATATACCTTGATgtggtttttattaatattattatataataatataatataggattacacaaatgacagacatatatagacagtgacacaggatgaggagagaaccctgcccctaggagcttacaatctagaaggtggggaagtaacacacaatagaagggggaaaaGGAATGGTGGGATGTAGTGAGGgttaagagacagaggaagattgttaggcaaatttgaaaagatgggttttgagtgctcttttaaatgagcagaaagtaggagcaagccaaataagtCAAGGAAGACCATCCCAGGAAGGTTCTGAAGCCCTTctcttctatatataaaaaatcctgggtttagatatactttgccAATATACGATTTGCATTTTACCTAGCTGAAACTCTCTATCTCCAATCACTTTGCATGAATGGAGATCTCTATCTCTGATTTAGTAATGGGCTTGGAGACCTCAGCAGAGGGACTGCTGCTTCTATTCGAAGAGTaaaggtccttctctgcagcatgcttgcagaggacagacttttctactcaggctgtggctgctttccaaaGAAAAGGAACAGAAAGACGTTGAACTTTTGTTTTGATTCACCTGAATAGCATTTAGCTGATTATAGTTAAAGTTCAGTTGAGCTTCAAGGGCTTAATTTTTCTGCAAAGTAAAGTATTA belongs to Pyxicephalus adspersus chromosome 2, UCB_Pads_2.0, whole genome shotgun sequence and includes:
- the LOC140322380 gene encoding plakophilin-2-like, yielding MALVASPCAEQGYIRTVLSQDHFMDLDTSSLALPSEEMLKVGRQDPEKSMRIQHQVQMTMARRTNKRSLANGSIHQSVSISDQVPYTTLSQKEVPRTPLKNTDTMKDYQSQVYENGWSGGYSQYGQRRQENGWAGGYSTYNQYGTEKDPTQRKPLSRKEVSPERDGGVAMYEQRKNTAASLRYPEQRHYNASTYRYTRSEFGSAAKARQSTTRKSNMSDQDSVFMNSGPNSPAKGIYEQRNSRSLNNLLDKEIYQTSYTAGTNQVRAAIPPQQMYSRPEIHRATFQKTVYRSGRGEYSGASGMTMGGKRGTMTAGRVAAGSGIVQSQIDGVHVAGPVG